A region of the Apium graveolens cultivar Ventura chromosome 6, ASM990537v1, whole genome shotgun sequence genome:
CATTTAATCAAGTATCAAATCAATCAAAAAAATGACCACAAGAACAGAAATGAATTTAAGAATCAGGATAAACTCCAAAGATCATTAAATAAAACATTCTCCTAGCGGATATGAGCTATATATCTTCTGTCATATAGAAATCTGATGAATCTATTTCAATGATTTTCCAGGTCTGTTGCTGTAGGAAATGAACTGTTCTTAAAAGCCTATAATGGTTCTAACCTAAAGACATTGTTACCTGCTATGGAAAACATTCAAAAGGCTTTGAATGAAGCTGGCCATAACAATATAAAAGTAACCACCCCACAAAATGTTGATGTATATGAATGAGGTTCAGGTGTTCCATGTGATGGTCATTTTCGCAGCGACATCAAAGACATTATAGGTAAAATTGCGAAATTTCTCAGTGACAACGACTCTATGTTCCTTGTTAACATCTACCCTTTTCTGAGTCTTTACCAGAACCCAGATTTTCCTGTCCAATTTGCTTTCTTCGATGGAGGGGCCAAACCTGTTCAAGACAAAAACATTAGCTACAACAACATGTTTGATGCAAATATTGACACTCTTTATTGGTCTTTGAAAAAAGCCAACTGCTAATGCCAAGATGGCTAAAAAATTCCACGACCGATTTTTCAGAAAAAATGGCAACTAACAAAGGAACTCCTCTCTATCCTGGCTATATTGAGTGCTACCTTTTAAGTCTAATGGATGAAAATCTAAAAAGTGTAGCCCTGGGCCCATTTGAGCGCCATTGGGGGATTTTTAGATACGACGGACAACCAAAGTACTCACTAGACTTTACAGGAAACGGGAACGATAAAATGCCAGCAAAGAATGTGCAGTATCTTGAGCAGCAATGGTGTGTGTTGGACACCGACAAAGTCAAGAATCCTAAGGATGCAGAATCCAATGTACAATATGCATGTACAATGGGTGATTATACCAGCTTGAAGGATGGAGGATCATGCAGCAATTTGGATGAAGCGCATAAGGCATCGTATACATTTAACAATTATTTTCAgattcaaaatgaagatgtggAAGCTTGTGACTTCAAGGGCACATCAAAGATAGTGAAGCATAATGCATCTACCGGTGGTTGTCTTTTCTAATTAGCTTTACAAAGTGATGGAATCAGAGTCCCCATAGCATATAGATACATATTTAAAGATAAATTGTGCCAGCTACAAATACTTTTTACTTGTATAAAAGAAAATGTGTATCACAACTTTGTGTTTGTGTGTGTCAAACAGAGACAGGGAACTATGCAAGTCTATTATTCATATAGTAAAGTGATGTGTAGTTTGCCCAAATTTATACCAGCAATAAAGATCTTCTTTCAAGGTAAACAATGTGAGCAGAAATAATATCATCAAAAGCAGCAACAGATAAATAATCAATCCCTGAGTTCCAGAACAGAAGAATTGTGTTTGTACACAAATAACACCACTCTTTTTCAACATAAGTATGCATTGTTAGCAGAAGACGTATATTTTGTACTGTGCACTATACGAGATAAGACTGTAAGCCACATAATTGTTTAGCTCAGATAAGAACTTAATGCGAAAAAGAGAAAAACTTCAGATACGAACTATATATATGAATTGAAATATCTTTAAATAACCAAGTACTGGATAATTTTATTAAACTGCAAACGTTTACCAAAGTGATGAAATGATTTGATGGCATCTCTACTGACCAACAAGTTTTATGTCAGTGTTATCCACCAGCCACTGTGCCCCATCCTTCATGAAGTCCACAAAGCTTAATTCCAACTCCTCCTTCCACATTAGTCCCCTGAACTAACGCAGAGATCATAAATAAAATTGCACCTGATAATTTGTACATAATTGTACCGAATACAAATGATCAAATAAACCATATCTAATGGCTAGTCCAATCTCAATTAAATTCTCATAAATGATGCTATTAAGAAAAGTTAATTCTTAAGATTCAAGCATGTCAGTGCCAGGATAAAGAGGATATTTAAGAAAAATGTATAGGCAAATAATAATACTACACATATTGAGTACATATATCTATCCACAAACATCCCTCTACTCCCCAAAAGCACCTTTCCGAAAGTAGGTTGTTCTATCCTTGTGTCGATTGATATATCTGAAGGCATCTAATCTAAAATCAAATTAACTAAACTTACATCATTCCGTCTTTCATCAGAATCAGCAAGCAAAAGAGAATTAACCAGGTCTGAATGCACCAGAATTTGAGCAACGCGTTCAATTTGTGGCTGCCTTCCAACAACGGGAAAAAAATATTTCTAATTAGGATTTCAAAAATGCCCAATTTCAGTTTTCTAATTAGATCGTATTAATTAAACAGAAATATACATTATTAGAGGGGGAGAGAGGGGGGAGAGGGGGGAGAGGgggagggagggggagagagagagatggtGGAGACAGAGAGAGAGGAGATTACGGGCTTATCGGAGATGATGCGTTTGTCGACGGGGAGACCCATGCCGACGCCGACACCATTTGCTGCCATAATACGAGAAGCGACGTGGTTTAATCTACCAACCATTTCAGATTATGGATTCAATTGATGTCAACTGATGTAAACCCCCAATTTATTTGAATCTCCAATCCGTAAGATGATTAGATTCAGTTCAACTAAAAGCTGAGGTAGATGATTAGATTCGGTTCAACTGAAAGTTGAGAGGAAGAATATAAAACCCTTGTCTGAGAGCTgtttagagagagagagaccgAGAGGTATTTAGATTGGAAAAAATTGACTTGTCCAAATTT
Encoded here:
- the LOC141664854 gene encoding glucan endo-1,3-beta-glucosidase 8-like, producing MATNKGTPLYPGYIECYLLSLMDENLKSVALGPFERHWGIFRYDGQPKYSLDFTGNGNDKMPAKNVQYLEQQWCVLDTDKVKNPKDAESNVQYACTMGDYTSLKDGGSCSNLDEAHKASYTFNNYFQIQNEDVEACDFKGTSKIVKHNASTGGCLF